From a region of the Helianthus annuus cultivar XRQ/B chromosome 5, HanXRQr2.0-SUNRISE, whole genome shotgun sequence genome:
- the LOC110943617 gene encoding uncharacterized protein At2g29880-like, with translation MSKHEATGKKEQIKWTESMDNIFIQSMIAQQDNGNTINGSFTSQAYNNMIEELNTKLQIELTKKHLKNRLKTLKEHFSQWYDMFRGTSLSGFSWNSETQLIEAEDEVWDKLIESKPDAAALKTKKVSNFNEMLQLFAKDRATGAQAETAKERNARLKENDSINIETVPEVNDFCVANDVVLESQCNTDDDIQVLHPTSSRAKKCKSRKRKVEQQDEDLTSIIMNGVSGVANAILEGNKILERAYHREYTGEEIYNALEPLGLDSHEIRGALNYLATNQAKARMLFSCPPLIRLGLLRDMMGSGN, from the exons ATGAGCAAACACGAAGCCACCGGAAAGAAGGAACAAATAAAGTGGACGGAAAGTATGGATAATATATTCATACAATCCATGATAGCGCAACAGGATAATGGCAATACGATTAATGGCAGTTTTACTTCACAAGCATACAACAATATGATTGAGGAGCTGAACACAAAGCTTCAAATTGAATTGACCAAAAAACATTTGAAGAATCGTTTAAAAACATTGAAAGAGCATTTTTCCCAATGGTACGACATGTTTCGTGGAACGTCCTTGAGTGGATTCTCATGGAATTCAGAAACTCAATTAATTGAAGCCGAGGATGAAGTCTGGGATAAATTAATAgaa TCAAAGCCTGATGCTGCGGCATTGAAGACAAAGAAAGTCTCAAACTTCAATGAAATGCTACAACTATTTGCAAAAGATAGGGCAACCGGTGCACAAGCTGAAACAGCCAAAGAACGAAATGCCCGACTGAAAGAAAATGACAGCATTAACATAGAAACAGTTCCAGAAGTTAATGACTTCTGCGTTGCTAATGATGTAGTTCTGGAGAGCCAATGCAATACTGATGATGATATTCAAGTGCTACATCCTACGTCTTCTCGTGCAAAGAAATGTAAGAGTAGAAAAAGAAAAGTTGAACAACAAGATGAAGATTTAACCTCTATTATTATGAATGGCGTTAGCGGTGTGGCTAATGCTATTTTAGAAGGCAATAAAATACTTGAAAGAGCTTATCATCGCGAGTACACAGGTGAAGAAATTTATAATGCACTGGAGCCATTGGGTTTGGATTCCCATGAAATACGTGGAGCTTTAAATTACTTGGCAACCAACCAAGCAAAAGCAAGGATGCTATTTAGTTGTCCTCCTCTGATACGGTTGGGTTTACTAAGAGATATGATGGGTTCCGGTAACTAA